The sequence TCGAGCAGTGTTCATGGATACCCAGCTCTTTCATCCATTCTCTTTGCCACGGAATTTCGCGGTTAAGTTCCGTTCCCGTGAACGCCTTGCGAATGTCGCGGCAGACGATGCTGCCGAATTCCCGCTCAAACCATTTGGCCAGTTTGGCCACCGGTTCCAGGGCAGCAAATTCTATCTCAATGGCTTTTTCCGCTGGCCCTTCCAGAGCGCTGACGTCGCGACCGTATTTCATACCGAGGGCAAGTGCGGAACCGGTCAGCGCTCCACATACGGAGCGCATGCTACCAA comes from Chloroflexota bacterium and encodes:
- a CDS encoding C-GCAxxG-C-C family protein codes for the protein MTAGQKGLDKDVLDRVEKRAYELIDKYHGCSQCSLLAIQEVCGMRDDIMAKASIGLAGGVGSMRSVCGALTGSALALGMKYGRDVSALEGPAEKAIEIEFAALEPVAKLAKWFEREFGSIVCRDIRKAFTGTELNREIPWQREWMKELGIHEHCSKIVAKTARRAAAMLENPNLSILDKV